Proteins encoded by one window of Methanobacterium sp. CWC-01:
- a CDS encoding L-2-amino-thiazoline-4-carboxylic acid hydrolase, producing MNPVYWNLASGRQNMGLKLDLLSLWMPDFIMKKEIKTIAEVTIRELDRLIEENSHSQNSHSTLKSLPTPKIEGRSRNRRIEMASAHEQRVKLLIQVLGRDKAIELGRAALFRTGQELGSQLKGRLGVGDSLTDLIKAARILYRVLGIDFAVQKTNDTIFLVVNRCQLADYYSSDTCWVLSATDEGVVQGLNPHISMKFNQRMAAGASCCLAPITSEEGII from the coding sequence ATGAACCCTGTGTATTGGAATTTGGCCAGTGGGAGGCAGAACATGGGTCTTAAACTGGATTTACTATCATTATGGATGCCTGATTTTATCATGAAAAAGGAGATTAAAACTATAGCTGAAGTTACCATCCGAGAACTGGACCGGTTGATAGAGGAAAATTCACACTCACAAAATTCACACTCAACATTAAAATCATTACCCACCCCTAAAATCGAGGGCAGAAGCAGGAATAGGAGGATAGAAATGGCTTCTGCACATGAACAACGAGTTAAATTACTGATCCAGGTACTGGGACGTGACAAAGCTATAGAACTTGGTAGAGCAGCCCTGTTCAGAACCGGACAGGAGTTAGGATCCCAACTCAAGGGGAGGTTAGGGGTTGGAGATAGCCTTACCGATCTAATCAAAGCCGCACGTATTCTTTATAGAGTACTGGGAATAGATTTTGCAGTCCAAAAAACCAATGACACCATATTTTTGGTGGTTAATCGCTGTCAGCTTGCTGACTATTATTCCTCCGACACCTGCTGGGTCCTCAGTGCCACTGACGAAGGGGTGGTGCAGGGCTTAAATCCCCATATCTCCATGAAATTCAACCAGCGTATGGCTGCTGGGGCTTCATGTTGTCTGGCGCCCATCACCTCAGAGGAGGGAATAATATGA
- a CDS encoding DUF6448 family protein, with product MPPHSESMDGPVVNAAEMALDMENVSYILPFVPVEYEAELKEAFERTLLVRELSADAAELADYWFFETVVRLHLLWRGKPYDGIKPAGYNRRPALTLAEEALYKENPSDLINFMVSFMKEDIQTRFEDALSKKDYEISDIESGRDYISSMQDFVRYLDKLYEYMEQG from the coding sequence ATGCCACCCCATTCTGAAAGTATGGACGGACCAGTAGTAAATGCCGCTGAAATGGCTTTAGATATGGAAAATGTTAGTTATATCCTTCCTTTTGTTCCAGTTGAATATGAAGCTGAACTTAAGGAAGCATTCGAGAGAACTCTCCTAGTGCGGGAGTTGAGTGCTGATGCCGCTGAACTGGCTGATTACTGGTTCTTCGAGACTGTGGTCCGCCTCCATTTATTATGGAGAGGAAAACCATATGATGGAATAAAACCTGCAGGATATAACCGTCGTCCTGCACTAACTCTGGCTGAAGAAGCTCTTTACAAGGAAAATCCGTCGGATCTCATTAATTTTATGGTTTCTTTCATGAAAGAAGATATACAAACACGTTTTGAGGACGCGCTCTCTAAAAAGGATTATGAAATAAGCGACATAGAATCGGGACGGGACTACATTTCATCCATGCAGGATTTTGTCCGGTACTTGGATAAATTATATGAATATATGGAACAGGGATAA
- a CDS encoding homoserine dehydrogenase, producing the protein MKKTVNIGLIGFGTIGSGVVETLNRNLPLIEEKVGVEVVLKKIVDLDIVTDRGVQVDPHILSTNVDDILEDPDMDIVIELIGGYQPALKFILKAMENGKHVVTANKALLAKHWEEILETAFKNGVRVCFEASVGGGIPLLEPLNDSLAANQIQSIYGIINGTANYILTKMSEEGREFEDVLNEAQTLGYAEQDPAFDVEGHDTAQKLIILTILGFGVFIKQEKFHVEGISLITPQDILFASEELGCVIKLLAISQLADGELEVRVHPTLVPKDHLLAAVKGVFNGVYIVGDVVGPVMMYGPGAGMLPTASAVVSDCMDIIGDPNKPLLYGPQNTNVESIRPIAEVVSRYYLRITAIDMPGVLHAISGILSDLNISIESVNQERRDEGQEVPIFMVTHHAKEQNMLLAVERIESLESVTKDTVFIRLL; encoded by the coding sequence ATGAAAAAAACCGTGAATATTGGACTTATTGGTTTTGGAACGATTGGAAGCGGAGTAGTAGAAACCCTTAACCGAAATCTGCCCTTGATAGAAGAAAAGGTCGGTGTCGAGGTGGTACTTAAGAAAATCGTGGATCTGGATATCGTGACTGACCGAGGGGTGCAAGTAGATCCTCACATACTTTCCACCAACGTGGATGACATACTGGAAGATCCAGATATGGATATTGTTATCGAATTGATTGGAGGCTATCAACCAGCCCTGAAGTTCATCCTGAAGGCTATGGAGAATGGTAAGCATGTGGTAACTGCCAATAAGGCTCTTTTGGCCAAACACTGGGAAGAGATCCTGGAAACTGCCTTTAAAAACGGAGTTAGGGTGTGTTTTGAAGCCAGTGTCGGTGGAGGAATCCCGCTTTTAGAGCCTCTCAATGATAGTCTGGCTGCCAACCAAATCCAATCCATTTATGGAATTATTAACGGTACTGCCAATTACATTCTGACCAAAATGAGCGAGGAAGGTCGTGAATTCGAAGATGTTCTTAATGAAGCTCAGACACTGGGATACGCAGAACAGGACCCCGCCTTTGATGTGGAAGGACATGATACGGCCCAAAAACTTATTATCTTAACCATTCTTGGGTTTGGAGTTTTCATAAAGCAGGAGAAATTCCATGTGGAGGGTATAAGTTTGATCACCCCCCAGGACATCCTATTCGCCTCTGAGGAGTTGGGTTGTGTTATTAAGCTGCTGGCCATATCCCAACTGGCAGATGGAGAGTTGGAGGTAAGGGTGCATCCCACCCTGGTCCCCAAAGACCATCTTTTAGCCGCGGTTAAGGGAGTTTTCAACGGAGTTTACATCGTGGGTGACGTAGTGGGGCCGGTGATGATGTATGGACCCGGTGCAGGAATGTTACCCACTGCCAGTGCTGTGGTTTCTGATTGTATGGATATCATAGGAGACCCTAACAAGCCACTACTCTACGGCCCTCAGAACACCAATGTGGAGAGTATTAGGCCTATAGCTGAAGTGGTATCCCGTTACTATCTCCGGATAACTGCTATTGATATGCCAGGGGTTTTACACGCCATATCGGGTATTTTAAGTGATCTGAATATAAGCATCGAATCTGTTAACCAGGAAAGGAGAGACGAAGGCCAGGAAGTTCCCATATTTATGGTCACACATCATGCTAAAGAGCAGAATATGCTCCTGGCTGTGGAAAGGATTGAAAGCCTGGAATCAGTTACTAAAGATACGGTTTTCATCAGACTTCTCTAG
- a CDS encoding FAD-dependent oxidoreductase, translating to MRAIVVGTGAGGATAARELQSNGFKVLILESGAPFKPFTRNLSWSEPLRRLGLLGGEKNFRHLFPAMDMQRSSADLLLVRGLTTGGSTVLSCGNLVRTDNGFKEIGLDLTPEFQELEAELHPEPIPKQMWRPLTRKMFQSAQDMGFDPKPTPKVVDPQRCTGCGLCELGCRVGARWDSRRFLQEAVNRGAVLHTNTSVEKIIVADNLVKGVLTRCKGKNIIIKGDVVVLAAGGIGTAQILKNSGLAVKDNLWADIVLTLGGVSQGAHQLEEPPMVWYTEHEHFILSPYLDILSHFFHKPWRNVSIDDRVGLMIKLADVEEGTVYANGKVEKSLTSVDQIRLEEAIEYASRIMEGAGVSRPFIRGMYNGGHLGGTVPLKKEYVKDMKPSWLPEGLWVADLSLARRSQGMPTILLTAALALRVARMIIEEYENG from the coding sequence ATGAGGGCCATTGTAGTAGGTACTGGTGCAGGAGGTGCCACTGCTGCGCGTGAATTGCAGTCCAATGGATTTAAGGTGTTAATACTGGAATCAGGAGCCCCCTTCAAACCTTTCACCAGGAATTTATCCTGGAGTGAACCATTACGGCGGTTAGGACTACTAGGTGGGGAGAAAAATTTCCGACATCTCTTTCCAGCCATGGATATGCAGCGTTCCTCTGCGGATCTATTGCTGGTAAGGGGACTTACCACCGGAGGTTCTACAGTATTATCCTGCGGTAACCTGGTTCGAACCGATAATGGTTTTAAAGAGATAGGATTAGATTTAACCCCAGAATTTCAGGAACTTGAAGCGGAATTACATCCTGAGCCTATTCCTAAACAGATGTGGAGGCCTTTAACCAGAAAGATGTTCCAATCGGCCCAGGACATGGGATTTGATCCCAAACCCACCCCCAAAGTGGTAGATCCACAGCGATGTACCGGGTGCGGCCTATGTGAACTGGGTTGCCGGGTAGGTGCTCGCTGGGATTCCCGAAGATTCCTCCAGGAAGCCGTGAATAGGGGAGCTGTATTGCACACCAACACTTCTGTGGAGAAGATCATCGTGGCAGATAACCTGGTTAAAGGAGTTCTGACCAGATGCAAAGGAAAAAACATCATTATAAAAGGGGATGTGGTAGTTCTGGCCGCAGGGGGAATTGGCACTGCCCAGATACTTAAAAATTCCGGGCTGGCGGTTAAGGATAATCTGTGGGCAGACATAGTGCTAACCCTGGGCGGAGTTTCCCAGGGAGCTCATCAACTGGAAGAACCACCCATGGTATGGTACACCGAACATGAACATTTTATTCTGTCTCCCTACCTGGATATTCTCTCCCATTTCTTCCATAAACCCTGGAGAAATGTGTCCATTGATGACAGGGTTGGTTTGATGATTAAACTGGCCGATGTGGAAGAGGGGACTGTTTATGCCAATGGTAAAGTAGAAAAAAGCCTCACCAGTGTTGATCAAATCCGTTTAGAAGAGGCTATCGAGTATGCATCCCGGATTATGGAAGGTGCAGGGGTTTCCCGGCCATTCATAAGGGGCATGTACAATGGGGGCCATTTGGGTGGCACAGTTCCCCTCAAAAAGGAATACGTGAAAGATATGAAACCCTCCTGGTTACCGGAAGGATTGTGGGTGGCGGATTTGTCCCTGGCACGACGTTCTCAAGGAATGCCCACCATACTCCTCACTGCAGCCCTGGCCCTTAGAGTAGCCCGTATGATAATCGAAGAATATGAAAATGGATAG
- a CDS encoding AMP-binding protein — MSDRILLTGANGFIGTQIARWLLKNTEHQILAMVRAQDKESAINRLKRAWWDWPELLHALETRVEVIPGDVAMENLGWDDDTHSRMAADITHIIHTVADLRLHAPLEELRKTNLQGTVNLLKLAKSAGVNGNFRRFSHLSTAYVAGKHQGEIGEDELSSSQGFWSNYEESKYEAEKAVRESGLPYSIFRPGMVVGDSETGEIKTFNTLYVLLKLYLTGQLRFIPTSSSMKLNPVPVNYVARAVGALTLNSQALNVTFHLTPPPSQMTSVKEILEETRRWAREKLQLNLPRPFFIPVSSIIQRLTPSSDKNRKPGLLDVLITLAPYLDEKRVYRNDNTEMFLGPSDLDWRDYLPHLLDYAVYRGFFHRSERTVHEQVLFRLKSRSFPVKLYDVIEGEVKEKSSARMYKDILRAASALQKLGVKKKDRVAMVGLNSTRYLALEVAIGLLGAVSVPLYYTSPPQEIKNILKSCGARILFIGTPHLMKRSSELDREMTMVSFCRESQKIPANILSWASFLEKGDDLAPKLSLVEFGDLATIRYTSGTTGSPKGVTFQQGNLRWMAESMASLPSWEERIREVRYLSFLPMNHVVEGILGTFAPYYAPASLKLYFLEDFYQLPTALPLVRPTIFFSVPRFYEKMWSRLKKSAIGNYYLQLEEGVVKKILKPFIRRSLLNQAGLNLCQQLIVGSATSSQQLLQDYQDLGIEIHNAYGLTEAPLVTLNRLGNNRIGTVGEPLPETQVNFSKNGELMVKGPQVTPGYFEVELEPSIKDGWLITGDLGYVTPEGSLVITGRKKELLINSYGKSIDPLHIEALLRDLPQVAEVMLVGEGKPYLSALLWVDEDYSSQQISQEISKINQNLSRPEQVKKWAIISNDLSIEGGDLTANMKLKREIISSRYQKVITALYQGTDEPCVLEFGQWEAEHGS; from the coding sequence ATGAGTGACCGAATACTTCTTACCGGAGCCAATGGATTTATAGGAACTCAGATAGCTCGTTGGTTACTAAAAAACACAGAACATCAAATTCTGGCCATGGTACGTGCCCAAGATAAAGAATCAGCTATAAATCGCCTGAAAAGGGCCTGGTGGGACTGGCCTGAACTTTTACACGCCCTAGAAACAAGGGTGGAAGTTATCCCCGGTGACGTGGCCATGGAAAATCTGGGCTGGGATGATGACACCCATTCCCGAATGGCCGCGGATATCACCCATATCATTCATACCGTGGCTGATCTGAGATTACACGCTCCGCTGGAAGAGTTGAGAAAAACCAACCTTCAGGGAACAGTTAATCTCCTGAAACTAGCCAAGAGCGCCGGGGTTAATGGGAATTTCCGGCGTTTCTCCCACCTGTCAACGGCCTACGTGGCCGGGAAGCACCAGGGAGAAATAGGGGAAGATGAACTAAGCAGTTCCCAGGGTTTCTGGAGTAACTATGAGGAGAGTAAATATGAAGCTGAAAAGGCAGTGCGAGAATCTGGGCTGCCTTACTCCATATTCCGACCAGGAATGGTAGTTGGAGATTCAGAAACAGGGGAGATAAAAACCTTCAACACCTTATACGTTCTTTTAAAACTGTATCTAACGGGACAGTTACGCTTCATCCCTACCAGCTCCTCTATGAAACTCAACCCCGTGCCAGTAAACTACGTGGCCAGGGCGGTGGGTGCTTTAACTTTAAACTCCCAGGCTTTAAATGTGACTTTCCACCTCACCCCTCCCCCATCCCAGATGACATCCGTGAAAGAGATTCTGGAAGAAACCCGGAGATGGGCTCGGGAAAAACTGCAGCTAAACCTTCCCAGACCATTTTTTATCCCAGTTTCGTCCATCATACAGAGATTAACCCCCTCATCAGATAAAAACCGTAAACCAGGGCTTTTAGATGTTCTAATTACCCTGGCCCCGTATCTCGATGAAAAAAGGGTTTATAGGAATGATAATACAGAAATGTTCTTAGGGCCTAGTGACTTGGACTGGAGGGACTACCTTCCTCATTTGCTTGATTACGCAGTATACCGCGGCTTTTTCCACCGATCAGAAAGAACCGTCCATGAACAGGTTCTGTTCCGGTTGAAGAGCCGAAGTTTTCCTGTAAAGTTATATGACGTGATAGAGGGGGAGGTTAAGGAAAAATCATCGGCCAGGATGTATAAGGATATTTTAAGGGCCGCCAGTGCCCTTCAAAAGTTGGGAGTGAAGAAGAAGGACCGAGTGGCCATGGTGGGACTCAACAGCACCCGTTACCTGGCCCTGGAAGTAGCTATAGGCCTTCTAGGGGCGGTGAGTGTTCCTCTATACTACACCAGCCCCCCCCAGGAAATTAAGAACATCTTGAAGTCATGCGGGGCAAGAATTCTGTTCATTGGCACCCCCCACCTTATGAAACGATCAAGCGAGCTGGATAGAGAGATGACCATGGTTTCCTTTTGCCGGGAATCGCAGAAGATACCGGCTAATATTTTATCCTGGGCATCATTTTTAGAAAAGGGAGATGATTTAGCACCGAAACTGTCCCTGGTGGAATTTGGTGATCTGGCTACCATCCGCTATACTTCTGGAACCACCGGTAGCCCCAAGGGAGTTACCTTCCAACAGGGGAATCTGCGCTGGATGGCGGAGTCCATGGCTTCCTTACCCTCCTGGGAAGAACGAATCCGTGAAGTCAGATACTTGTCATTTCTACCTATGAATCATGTGGTGGAGGGAATTCTAGGGACATTTGCACCTTATTACGCCCCTGCAAGCCTGAAGCTATACTTTCTGGAAGATTTCTACCAGCTCCCGACAGCCCTGCCACTGGTTCGGCCCACTATATTCTTCTCGGTGCCCAGATTTTATGAGAAGATGTGGTCGCGGCTTAAAAAAAGCGCCATTGGAAATTATTATCTGCAATTGGAAGAGGGGGTGGTTAAAAAAATCCTTAAGCCATTCATACGTAGATCACTTCTCAACCAGGCCGGTTTGAATCTTTGCCAGCAGCTGATAGTGGGCTCTGCCACTTCCAGTCAGCAGTTACTTCAGGATTATCAGGATCTGGGAATTGAAATACACAATGCCTACGGACTCACCGAGGCACCACTGGTGACCCTTAATCGCCTTGGAAATAACCGTATAGGGACTGTAGGGGAGCCACTCCCTGAAACACAGGTAAACTTCAGCAAAAATGGAGAACTAATGGTTAAAGGACCTCAAGTCACCCCTGGCTATTTTGAAGTTGAACTGGAACCTTCTATAAAAGATGGTTGGTTAATCACTGGTGATTTAGGATACGTGACTCCAGAAGGAAGTTTAGTTATTACCGGGAGAAAAAAGGAGCTTTTAATAAATTCATACGGTAAAAGCATCGACCCACTGCATATCGAGGCCTTGTTGAGAGATCTTCCCCAGGTAGCAGAGGTTATGCTGGTGGGGGAAGGCAAACCCTATCTAAGCGCCCTATTGTGGGTGGATGAAGATTACAGTTCACAGCAGATCTCCCAGGAAATCTCCAAAATCAACCAGAACCTTTCCCGTCCAGAACAAGTTAAAAAGTGGGCCATCATCTCCAACGATCTATCCATTGAAGGTGGAGATCTGACGGCCAATATGAAACTTAAAAGGGAAATTATCAGCTCTCGTTATCAGAAAGTTATCACTGCATTATACCAGGGTACTGATGAACCCTGTGTATTGGAATTTGGCCAGTGGGAGGCAGAACATGGGTCTTAA
- a CDS encoding polysaccharide pyruvyl transferase family protein produces the protein MKDLMMLKDVFESSSLADDNVGGDSHISPNIIKKVLLVGYNGANNTGSEARLIAIIEDLRQVLGPEVQITVPTLNEENLRRYLEEDAFLHIAPIPSIFLFPIRKLVKEHDLVLLVEGSCYMDTWTSALLWAFLWTTKCAHDLGKPCIAYAVDAGELSSLNQYLVKREASKTDLIITRTKQATKRLESIGVTAAIKTTADTAFNFHEDQSDHDLMKTMWPESPLGVVGLAIVDFSLWPVVIRPWGRKEDLYKWPYYFSRSPKRNEARKRLVEGWSRIADQVILKHGKKIILFCMEELDEPLARDIRQKMEHEDRCRIISSREFNASQITSLLGQLDLLVTSRYHAAVLSLRSRVPQIAVGHDPRLDSIYQDLGLYEDYFLSHCTPNLWKDLDEKINLLLEDPDLQQPHLEQGYEEQLSLSQKNPILLREFLQSKNLGWHHE, from the coding sequence ATGAAGGACTTAATGATGTTAAAAGATGTTTTTGAATCATCATCACTTGCAGATGATAATGTGGGTGGAGATTCACATATTTCTCCAAATATTATTAAAAAGGTACTTCTGGTGGGTTACAACGGCGCTAACAACACCGGCTCTGAAGCCCGGTTAATTGCCATAATAGAGGATTTAAGACAGGTACTGGGGCCGGAAGTGCAGATCACCGTACCCACCCTGAATGAGGAAAACTTACGCCGCTACCTGGAGGAGGATGCTTTCCTGCACATAGCACCCATCCCTTCCATCTTCTTGTTCCCTATCAGGAAGTTAGTCAAAGAGCATGACTTGGTCCTTTTGGTGGAAGGTAGCTGTTATATGGATACCTGGACTTCAGCACTTCTCTGGGCATTTTTATGGACCACTAAATGTGCCCATGACTTGGGAAAGCCTTGTATAGCCTATGCCGTGGATGCGGGTGAGCTTTCGTCTCTAAATCAGTATCTGGTTAAGAGGGAGGCCAGTAAAACTGATCTAATAATCACCCGGACCAAGCAAGCTACCAAAAGACTGGAATCCATTGGAGTGACTGCAGCCATAAAAACCACAGCAGACACTGCCTTCAACTTTCACGAAGACCAGTCAGACCATGATCTTATGAAAACCATGTGGCCTGAATCACCACTTGGGGTGGTTGGCCTGGCGATAGTGGATTTTTCTCTCTGGCCGGTGGTTATCAGACCCTGGGGGAGGAAGGAAGATCTTTACAAATGGCCCTATTATTTCTCACGATCCCCGAAGAGAAATGAAGCCAGAAAGAGGCTGGTTGAAGGATGGTCTAGAATTGCGGATCAAGTCATCCTTAAACATGGAAAAAAAATCATTCTATTTTGTATGGAAGAATTGGACGAACCTCTGGCTCGAGATATCCGCCAAAAAATGGAGCATGAAGACAGATGTCGGATCATATCCTCCAGGGAGTTTAACGCATCCCAGATAACATCCCTACTGGGTCAGCTGGATCTGTTGGTCACATCCCGTTATCATGCCGCAGTACTCTCCTTAAGATCAAGGGTGCCTCAGATAGCAGTGGGCCATGACCCCAGACTGGATTCCATATACCAGGATCTGGGGTTGTATGAAGACTACTTCCTAAGTCACTGCACGCCAAATTTATGGAAAGATCTTGATGAAAAGATAAATTTACTTTTAGAAGATCCTGATTTACAGCAACCTCATCTAGAGCAAGGATATGAAGAACAACTAAGCCTATCCCAAAAGAACCCAATACTCCTGCGGGAGTTTTTACAATCAAAAAATTTGGGGTGGCACCATGAGTGA
- a CDS encoding cupin domain-containing protein, whose amino-acid sequence MSEELEAIPIRLEDLIEYQEGAVVSREIMRKETGTVTIFAFDKGEGLSEHTAPFDAMVQVIDGRAEITISGNKNLVDEGDMIIMPANDPHALHAVEKFKMVLTMIRS is encoded by the coding sequence ATGTCCGAAGAATTAGAAGCCATACCAATCAGGTTAGAAGACTTAATTGAATACCAGGAAGGAGCGGTGGTAAGTAGAGAAATAATGCGTAAAGAAACTGGAACCGTCACCATATTCGCCTTTGATAAGGGTGAGGGTTTAAGTGAACACACTGCCCCCTTCGATGCCATGGTACAAGTGATAGATGGTAGGGCAGAAATTACCATTTCCGGGAACAAAAACTTAGTGGATGAGGGGGACATGATTATTATGCCGGCCAACGACCCCCATGCCCTTCATGCGGTGGAGAAGTTCAAGATGGTTCTTACTATGATCCGTTCCTAG
- a CDS encoding TetR/AcrR family transcriptional regulator, with protein sequence MMIQTSKKSPKKGKKSGISTKEKIFNVSIDLFSQRGYNGVSVREIAREVGIRESSIYNHYGSKDAIMDSIFQYFKEELTKMRPPEAENREKLDNITPEIFIERANRTLNLFETPKMEKIFRIISNEQFRDKRAKKIVLEYLIHEPYSFSKKVLEIMMRKGTTDKFDPKIKAMEFQYPMYSLFLENLLLRSDGADTSANEKLIESHLEYFVNSLKKSKSKFPTDH encoded by the coding sequence ATGATGATCCAAACCTCTAAAAAATCTCCTAAAAAAGGAAAAAAATCAGGAATATCTACTAAAGAGAAAATATTCAATGTATCAATCGATCTTTTCTCACAAAGAGGGTATAATGGAGTTTCAGTTCGTGAGATTGCCAGAGAAGTAGGAATAAGAGAGAGTTCTATATACAACCACTACGGGAGCAAAGATGCCATAATGGACAGTATCTTCCAGTATTTTAAAGAGGAACTAACTAAAATGAGGCCTCCAGAAGCCGAAAATCGGGAAAAATTAGACAACATCACACCAGAAATTTTCATAGAGCGAGCGAATCGCACTTTAAATCTTTTTGAAACCCCAAAGATGGAAAAAATATTCAGAATCATCTCAAACGAGCAGTTCCGAGATAAAAGAGCCAAAAAAATTGTTTTAGAGTATCTAATTCATGAACCTTACTCCTTCTCAAAGAAGGTGTTAGAAATCATGATGCGTAAGGGAACAACCGATAAATTTGACCCTAAAATCAAAGCAATGGAATTTCAGTATCCGATGTACTCTTTATTTTTAGAAAATCTTCTATTAAGGAGTGATGGGGCCGATACCAGTGCAAATGAAAAATTAATTGAAAGCCACTTAGAATATTTTGTGAACAGCCTTAAAAAGTCGAAATCTAAGTTTCCAACTGATCACTAA
- a CDS encoding DUF5612 domain-containing protein produces the protein MKEIAINIKARNEPGVLNDISALMARCGINIIYTHLFIEDKDSGSIYMELEDVKNTEIFIEKIKGFEAVQEVEIHRSLADIYGKRIIIIGGGAQVAMVAHGAITEADRHNIRGERISVDTIPLVGEKELAEAVSAVGRLPRVGALVLAGSIMGGSITRAIEEIKDEHEVIVISLNMPGSVTQKADLVVTDPVQAGVMAVMAVAETAIFDLKKLKRKRF, from the coding sequence ATGAAGGAAATTGCCATAAACATTAAAGCCCGAAACGAACCAGGGGTTCTTAATGACATAAGTGCTTTGATGGCTCGTTGCGGGATAAACATCATATACACTCACCTTTTCATTGAAGATAAGGATTCAGGGTCCATTTACATGGAACTGGAGGATGTTAAAAACACCGAGATATTCATCGAGAAGATTAAAGGCTTCGAAGCGGTGCAGGAGGTTGAAATTCACCGATCTCTAGCTGATATTTATGGTAAGCGCATCATCATAATTGGGGGCGGCGCCCAAGTGGCTATGGTGGCTCATGGGGCTATTACCGAAGCTGATCGCCATAACATTAGGGGGGAAAGGATTAGCGTGGACACTATACCTCTTGTGGGTGAAAAGGAACTTGCCGAAGCCGTATCTGCGGTGGGAAGGCTCCCCCGGGTGGGTGCTCTGGTATTGGCGGGATCCATCATGGGAGGCTCTATTACCCGGGCTATAGAAGAAATAAAAGATGAACATGAGGTCATCGTCATCAGCCTCAACATGCCTGGCAGCGTTACCCAGAAGGCAGATCTAGTGGTGACTGATCCGGTTCAGGCCGGGGTCATGGCAGTTATGGCTGTGGCTGAAACTGCCATATTCGACCTCAAAAAATTAAAAAGAAAAAGATTTTAA
- a CDS encoding pyridoxamine 5'-phosphate oxidase family protein: protein MNFAYHDNCIYLHTAPEGRKIDILKNNDRVCFEVDIQTQIVKDSQACNWSMRYLVLSALE, encoded by the coding sequence ATGAACTTCGCTTATCATGATAACTGTATATATCTCCATACCGCTCCGGAAGGGAGAAAGATAGATATTTTAAAAAATAATGACCGTGTATGTTTTGAAGTAGACATTCAAACCCAGATTGTAAAAGATTCCCAAGCCTGCAACTGGAGCATGCGTTACTTAGTGTTATCGGCCTTGGAATAG
- the cas4 gene encoding CRISPR-associated protein Cas4 gives MISASSMSDFLYCPLKAYLKYVQGYEVSSEPLLIGKLTHELLRGFNEITKRNLWSLDENMTLDEISRNLWEDVPSLIKKTVNKKDYKDIVDRERIEEICERLEDQFRLDSFLLVFKSRKMLNMGMSGDEIADTLFPPSMVEFRMESRSIGLRGKVDRIEIEEGVYFPVEIKTGSPPVKGVWKSHALQLTAYAILMEETFQKEVMVGFVDYVQVGERKPVIISQELREEFYHTFNELESMILEGYVPEASPSSRKCNKCEFSEFCEYGES, from the coding sequence ATGATAAGTGCATCCTCCATGTCCGACTTCCTTTACTGTCCATTGAAAGCCTATTTAAAATACGTGCAGGGATATGAAGTATCCAGTGAACCCCTTTTGATTGGAAAATTAACACATGAACTTTTAAGAGGTTTTAATGAAATAACAAAGCGTAATTTATGGTCTCTGGATGAAAACATGACCCTGGATGAAATATCCAGGAATCTCTGGGAGGATGTTCCATCCTTAATTAAAAAAACCGTCAACAAAAAGGATTACAAAGATATAGTAGATCGAGAGAGAATTGAAGAAATATGCGAGAGACTGGAAGACCAGTTCAGACTGGACTCCTTCCTATTAGTATTTAAATCACGTAAGATGTTGAATATGGGAATGAGTGGAGATGAAATAGCTGATACTTTATTTCCCCCTTCCATGGTAGAATTTCGTATGGAAAGTCGTTCAATTGGGCTCCGTGGAAAAGTAGATCGAATAGAGATCGAGGAAGGTGTTTACTTTCCTGTAGAAATAAAAACAGGCTCACCGCCAGTTAAAGGAGTTTGGAAGTCACACGCACTGCAATTAACGGCATATGCCATATTAATGGAAGAAACATTCCAGAAAGAAGTTATGGTGGGTTTTGTAGACTATGTGCAAGTAGGGGAGCGAAAACCAGTGATAATAAGTCAGGAATTGAGAGAAGAATTCTACCATACATTCAATGAACTGGAAAGCATGATACTGGAAGGATATGTCCCAGAAGCCTCCCCCAGCAGTAGGAAATGTAATAAATGTGAATTCAGCGAGTTTTGTGAGTATGGGGAATCTTAA